Proteins from a single region of Undibacterium sp. KW1:
- a CDS encoding TatD family hydrolase, which translates to MNENGTPQDKYPGNFVADSTIVDEMFSDRAVTCPCCNGTITPQMLQNLLTQAGQLQQGQAAFRQLASGGNGMMIDPHAHMIARTTDDYEAMAKAGIVAVIEPAFWLGQLRTNVGSFIDYFSTITGFERFRAGQFGIRHYCAIGLNPKEANNPALAEAVLDIMPRYLGKEGVVALGEIGYDEQTELEDKALRAQIAMAIEFELPIMIHTPHRDKKRGTTRTMDVLEECGFDPARCVIDHNNEETVQEVLDRGYWCAFTIYPSTKMGNERLADIVNQYGPERIIVNSACDWGVSDPLAVPKSARLMASRGISAEVIHQVVYANALSVYGLNQEMQEAHWCQPAKIDQRTLYSGNSVLRGQMPRVDEEVLNPDIIR; encoded by the coding sequence ATGAACGAGAATGGCACCCCCCAAGATAAGTACCCTGGTAACTTCGTCGCCGACAGCACGATAGTCGATGAAATGTTTTCCGACCGTGCCGTCACCTGCCCCTGCTGCAATGGCACGATCACGCCGCAGATGCTGCAAAACCTGCTGACCCAGGCCGGACAACTGCAACAGGGCCAGGCCGCATTCAGGCAACTGGCCAGCGGTGGCAATGGCATGATGATAGACCCGCATGCACACATGATCGCCCGCACTACCGATGACTATGAAGCCATGGCCAAGGCTGGCATCGTCGCTGTCATAGAACCGGCATTCTGGCTAGGGCAGTTGCGTACCAATGTCGGCAGCTTTATCGATTATTTTTCTACCATCACCGGCTTTGAGCGTTTTCGCGCCGGGCAGTTTGGCATACGCCATTATTGCGCGATAGGTCTCAATCCCAAAGAGGCAAATAACCCGGCACTGGCAGAAGCGGTACTCGATATCATGCCACGCTACCTAGGCAAGGAGGGTGTGGTGGCGCTCGGTGAAATTGGCTACGACGAGCAAACCGAACTCGAAGACAAGGCCCTGCGGGCGCAGATCGCCATGGCAATAGAATTTGAACTGCCCATCATGATACACACGCCGCACCGTGACAAAAAACGCGGTACCACCCGCACCATGGATGTTCTGGAAGAATGCGGCTTTGACCCGGCGCGCTGCGTCATCGACCACAATAATGAAGAAACCGTGCAAGAGGTACTGGACCGTGGTTACTGGTGCGCCTTCACGATTTACCCATCAACCAAGATGGGCAATGAAAGACTGGCTGACATCGTCAATCAATACGGCCCTGAACGCATCATCGTCAATTCTGCTTGCGACTGGGGCGTGTCTGACCCACTGGCGGTACCCAAATCAGCCCGTCTGATGGCCAGCCGGGGTATTTCTGCCGAAGTCATACACCAGGTCGTGTATGCCAATGCCCTGTCTGTCTATGGCCTGAACCAGGAGATGCAGGAAGCCCACTGGTGCCAGCCAGCGAAAATAGACCAGCGTACCCTGTATAGCGGCAATTCCGTGCTGCGTGGGCAGATGCCACGTGTGGATGAAGAAGTCTTGAATCCGGATATTATTCGCTGA
- a CDS encoding nucleotide pyrophosphatase/phosphodiesterase family protein, which yields MLTKPAQLSRPSHIANEQRFAMQAQTLLILNIVGLTPRLIGTYTPRLKAFVEQGRLLPLQTVTPAVTCTVQASMMTGLSPQQHGIVGNGWLFRDLAEIWFWRQSNKLVSGEKIWEAGKARDPRFTCANLFWWYNMASSHDYGITPRPIYKADGRKLPDCYTTPPEWRDELTQKLGAFPLFQFWGPATTIKSSRWIADAAKLAITEKNPTLTMVYLPHLDYDLQRHGPDLTDPAVQQSLRDIDEVAGDLIAHAQQAGRRVMILSEYGITAVDRPVHLNRILRDAGYLVVRQEDGAELLDPIASSAYAVADHQFAHVYISRPELIAPVRRLLAGVAGVEGIWAGSERAEIGLDHPRSGELVVMADKRSWFTYYYWQDDALAPDFARTVEIHRKPGYDPAELFVDKNIRFPKLAVAWRLGKRLLGLRSLMNVIGLDASLVKGSHGRPVDDVADGPLLILDQAKADGVNEVHATDIKDIALKIMFENHI from the coding sequence ATGCTTACCAAACCTGCCCAACTCAGCCGACCCAGCCACATAGCCAATGAACAAAGATTTGCCATGCAAGCCCAAACCCTGTTGATACTGAATATCGTTGGACTGACACCTCGCCTGATAGGAACCTACACACCAAGGCTAAAGGCTTTTGTTGAACAGGGCAGGCTGCTGCCCTTACAAACCGTGACACCAGCAGTCACCTGTACCGTACAGGCCAGCATGATGACGGGGCTGTCGCCGCAGCAACATGGCATAGTCGGCAATGGCTGGCTATTCCGTGATCTGGCAGAAATCTGGTTCTGGCGGCAATCGAACAAACTCGTCAGCGGAGAAAAAATCTGGGAAGCAGGCAAGGCGCGCGACCCCAGGTTCACTTGCGCGAACCTGTTCTGGTGGTACAACATGGCCTCCAGCCATGACTATGGCATTACGCCCCGCCCTATCTACAAGGCAGATGGCCGCAAGCTGCCAGACTGTTATACGACACCTCCAGAGTGGCGCGATGAACTGACTCAAAAACTCGGTGCCTTCCCGCTGTTCCAGTTCTGGGGCCCGGCCACCACGATCAAGTCCAGCCGCTGGATAGCTGATGCTGCCAAGCTGGCGATCACAGAAAAAAATCCCACCCTGACCATGGTCTATCTGCCCCACCTTGATTATGACTTGCAAAGACATGGGCCAGACCTGACAGACCCGGCGGTACAGCAATCGCTGCGTGATATAGACGAAGTGGCCGGAGACCTGATCGCCCATGCACAACAGGCCGGGCGTCGTGTCATGATACTGTCTGAATATGGCATCACGGCTGTTGATCGCCCGGTGCACCTGAACCGCATACTGCGTGACGCCGGTTATCTGGTGGTACGCCAGGAAGATGGCGCAGAACTGCTGGACCCGATTGCCTCCAGCGCCTATGCGGTGGCTGACCACCAGTTTGCCCATGTATATATTTCCAGGCCCGAGCTGATTGCGCCGGTGCGCAGGCTACTGGCCGGTGTCGCTGGTGTGGAAGGTATCTGGGCCGGTAGCGAGCGTGCAGAAATAGGGCTGGACCACCCGCGCTCCGGTGAACTGGTCGTCATGGCAGACAAGCGCTCATGGTTTACCTACTATTACTGGCAAGATGATGCGCTGGCACCAGACTTTGCGCGCACGGTAGAGATACACCGCAAACCCGGCTATGACCCGGCTGAATTATTTGTCGATAAAAATATCCGTTTCCCCAAACTCGCCGTTGCATGGCGGCTGGGCAAGCGCCTGCTGGGTTTGCGCAGCCTCATGAATGTCATCGGCCTCGATGCCAGCCTAGTCAAAGGTTCGCATGGCAGGCCGGTGGATGATGTGGCCGATGGCCCCTTGCTGATACTGGACCAGGCAAAGGCCGATGGCGTGAACGAAGTCCACGCGACCGATATCAAGGACATCGCCTTGAAAATCATGTTTGAAAATCATATTTAA
- the eboE gene encoding metabolite traffic protein EboE, which produces MLISLPPQNVHLTYCTNIHAGESWEEISASLDETIPVLRKKLELLEDQPFGIGLRLSAMAADSLAQPAVLQQFKTQLQNLGAYVFTINAFPYGPFHNVRVKEQVYLPDWRDAERLRYTRQCAMILSQLLPDDMEGSISTVPGAYKSETQTADAQQQIVEQLIQAVAMLAELEQATGKCIALALEPEPCCFLETMSETTAFFCGQLWAKDSISKLAALLACTEAQAERLMRRHLGVCYDVCHAAVEFEDPVHAMQTLTALGIRIPKIQLSCALRIPVMHADLLSELRRFDDGVYLHQVVIQNEDELQRYTDLPAALSAYQAGHADGEWRVHCHVPIFWDSEQQQASTLGSTRADLLATLRALRKQGFSGHLEVETYTWDVLPAHLKTESKAHAIARELSFIMKELLT; this is translated from the coding sequence ATGCTGATATCCCTGCCACCGCAAAACGTGCACCTGACTTACTGCACGAATATCCATGCGGGTGAAAGCTGGGAAGAAATCAGCGCCAGCCTCGATGAAACTATCCCCGTACTCAGGAAAAAGCTGGAGCTGCTTGAAGACCAGCCCTTCGGCATAGGTCTGCGCCTGTCGGCGATGGCGGCTGACAGTCTGGCCCAGCCAGCAGTCTTGCAGCAATTCAAGACGCAACTACAAAACCTGGGTGCATATGTATTCACCATCAATGCTTTTCCTTACGGGCCCTTTCACAATGTCAGGGTCAAGGAGCAAGTCTATCTGCCAGACTGGCGCGATGCTGAACGTTTGCGCTACACCAGACAATGCGCCATGATTTTGAGCCAGCTCCTGCCTGATGATATGGAGGGCAGTATTTCCACCGTCCCAGGTGCCTACAAATCTGAAACGCAGACTGCGGATGCACAACAGCAGATTGTTGAGCAGCTCATACAGGCAGTTGCCATGCTGGCCGAACTGGAACAAGCAACTGGAAAATGCATAGCCCTGGCATTGGAGCCAGAGCCCTGCTGTTTTCTGGAAACCATGAGCGAGACCACGGCTTTTTTCTGCGGCCAGCTATGGGCAAAAGACAGCATCAGCAAGCTGGCTGCATTGCTGGCCTGCACAGAAGCGCAGGCTGAGCGCCTGATGCGCCGTCATCTGGGTGTGTGCTATGACGTCTGTCATGCTGCTGTCGAATTTGAAGACCCCGTCCATGCCATGCAGACCCTCACCGCGCTCGGCATACGCATACCCAAGATACAGTTATCTTGTGCCTTGCGCATTCCTGTCATGCATGCAGATTTGCTTAGTGAATTGCGGCGTTTTGATGACGGTGTTTATCTGCATCAGGTCGTGATTCAGAATGAAGACGAGTTACAACGTTATACCGACCTGCCTGCCGCGCTGTCAGCTTACCAGGCTGGCCATGCAGACGGTGAATGGCGTGTGCACTGCCATGTGCCTATTTTCTGGGATAGTGAACAACAGCAAGCTTCAACACTGGGATCAACCCGTGCAGATTTGCTGGCGACTTTGCGAGCTTTGCGCAAGCAAGGCTTTTCAGGGCATCTGGAAGTCGAGACTTATACCTGGGATGTCTTGCCTGCGCACTTGAAGACTGAATCCAAAGCCCACGCCATTGCGCGTGAGTTGAGCTTTATCATGAAAGAACTGCTGACATGA
- a CDS encoding ferritin-like protein has product MSYLSLPRLVFAGQFQADVSTVNNDPEHFNTARFRSNYQMPGPGASNGWWNPNGTGSWRFRQCVVTSVVYKDGSTCSDPSLDPVIGLAVNGTDSRVEGKLVDLDSEQQMVSQIWGFSVNLGSEASGMGFRSRFAVAPFADIWVNYPPGEPDSFFCAYYQSVLEQISITGAGPSRFLQELLAENKTPDNFSIKFNVDSFDDTMSSPNFTFGRVVGSIGLHDVCEPRHFVPGRRLWAVPGQTANDAIGQIVGNVLTLDLGNSLPIAELGGARADSGSLTIALLPNDGPPQLLAEVNYQGQHWYESTAGIVSIPLSSTQLAAASNTPLGLVKNATQPLLAEAPNGQWVRADNFVFRFNPPENTSVHFYASSFGQPLANTQISLGYDPSAMQGQVTQGPVSGPQQVGTPTEALAFQTSITTGSDGRAELTLKATDPGNPRGYIDGQVYCVTYQIGSAPPPLGSVGNGALTLNALVFSGYTIPDKPDWMCDVRPIFQQYADLYPIMHKIVDLSNYASLTNKIYALKNVFKAPVSDPNYMPVTRDLSTKKRKMLLKWLESPLYMELDSVPDLHRALQQAIELEHATIPPYLTALYSIKPNANIEVAQLIRSVVMEEMLHMALVSNLFISIGGQPCFNRPKFVPVYPGSLPGGLRADLNVRLRKCSIDQLRAFMSIEQPEKTIEPVHYRARRGDPVDTSKYTIGWFYDEIKQALTELSNAGQISFGNAEKQVTEWHGTGKLFTITSLADACRAIDEIKRQGEGANARHPGDGDGELSHYYKYAEIVNGHRLVKSEHGFSYSGEKIPFDPDGVWPMMDDPNLAVYPKGSRARILQEQFASTYQALLNGLHIAFNGEPDKLGQAVGLMFSLGLAAQQLMETPSGLNDGTTAGPSFQLPFPD; this is encoded by the coding sequence ATGAGTTATCTAAGCCTTCCCCGTCTGGTTTTTGCCGGGCAGTTTCAAGCGGATGTATCCACGGTCAATAATGACCCCGAACATTTCAATACAGCGCGTTTCCGTTCGAATTACCAGATGCCCGGGCCAGGCGCCAGCAATGGCTGGTGGAACCCGAATGGCACTGGCTCGTGGCGTTTCCGTCAGTGCGTAGTGACCAGCGTGGTGTATAAGGATGGCAGCACTTGCAGCGACCCCAGTCTTGATCCCGTCATCGGCCTGGCAGTGAATGGCACCGACAGCAGGGTAGAGGGCAAGCTGGTTGATCTCGATAGTGAACAGCAGATGGTGTCGCAGATCTGGGGTTTTTCGGTCAATCTTGGCAGCGAGGCTTCCGGCATGGGCTTCCGTAGCCGTTTTGCGGTCGCGCCGTTTGCGGACATCTGGGTCAATTACCCGCCTGGTGAGCCTGATTCATTCTTTTGCGCGTATTACCAGTCAGTGCTCGAACAGATCAGCATTACCGGGGCCGGACCTTCGCGCTTCCTGCAAGAGTTGTTGGCCGAGAATAAAACGCCAGACAATTTCAGTATCAAGTTCAATGTCGACAGTTTTGACGACACCATGTCTTCGCCCAATTTCACCTTTGGCCGCGTGGTCGGCAGCATAGGCTTGCATGATGTGTGTGAGCCCCGGCATTTCGTGCCTGGCCGCCGCCTGTGGGCAGTGCCAGGGCAAACAGCCAATGACGCCATCGGGCAAATTGTCGGCAATGTGCTGACACTGGATTTGGGTAATAGCCTGCCTATCGCAGAACTGGGCGGTGCCCGTGCAGATTCTGGCAGCCTGACTATAGCCTTGCTGCCGAATGATGGCCCGCCGCAATTGCTGGCCGAAGTCAATTACCAAGGGCAGCACTGGTATGAAAGCACGGCAGGCATAGTCTCCATTCCCTTGAGCAGCACCCAGCTCGCCGCTGCCAGCAATACCCCGCTGGGCCTGGTCAAAAACGCTACCCAGCCCCTGCTGGCAGAAGCACCGAATGGTCAATGGGTGAGGGCAGACAATTTCGTCTTCAGGTTTAATCCACCTGAAAATACCAGCGTGCATTTTTATGCAAGCAGCTTCGGGCAGCCATTGGCGAATACCCAGATCAGCCTCGGTTATGATCCATCTGCGATGCAAGGCCAGGTCACTCAGGGGCCAGTATCGGGCCCGCAACAAGTCGGCACACCTACCGAAGCACTGGCTTTCCAGACCAGCATTACCACTGGCAGCGATGGCCGGGCGGAACTGACACTGAAAGCGACAGACCCCGGTAATCCACGCGGCTATATTGATGGGCAGGTATATTGCGTGACCTACCAGATAGGAAGTGCGCCACCGCCGCTGGGCAGCGTGGGTAATGGCGCACTGACGCTGAATGCCCTGGTCTTCAGCGGCTACACGATACCTGACAAACCAGACTGGATGTGTGATGTGCGGCCCATCTTCCAGCAATATGCCGACCTCTATCCCATCATGCACAAGATCGTCGATCTGTCGAATTATGCCAGTCTGACGAACAAGATCTATGCACTCAAGAATGTGTTCAAGGCCCCGGTATCCGATCCCAATTACATGCCGGTGACACGCGACCTTTCTACCAAAAAGCGCAAGATGCTGTTGAAGTGGCTGGAAAGCCCGCTCTACATGGAGCTCGATTCAGTCCCTGATCTGCACCGCGCCCTGCAACAGGCGATAGAGCTGGAGCATGCGACGATACCGCCTTACCTGACTGCGCTCTACAGTATCAAGCCAAATGCCAATATCGAAGTGGCGCAGTTGATACGTAGCGTTGTCATGGAAGAGATGTTGCACATGGCGCTGGTATCAAATCTCTTCATCTCCATAGGTGGCCAGCCCTGCTTCAACCGCCCCAAATTCGTCCCTGTCTATCCTGGCTCCTTGCCGGGTGGTTTAAGAGCAGACCTGAATGTACGCCTGCGCAAATGCTCGATAGACCAGTTGCGTGCCTTCATGTCCATAGAGCAACCAGAAAAAACCATAGAGCCCGTGCATTATCGCGCCAGGAGAGGTGATCCTGTTGATACATCGAAATACACCATAGGCTGGTTCTATGATGAAATCAAACAGGCTTTGACGGAGCTCAGTAATGCCGGACAGATCAGTTTTGGCAATGCAGAGAAACAGGTCACGGAATGGCATGGCACAGGTAAACTGTTCACGATCACGTCGCTGGCGGATGCCTGCCGGGCGATCGATGAAATCAAGCGTCAGGGCGAGGGCGCAAATGCACGTCATCCCGGTGATGGTGATGGGGAGTTGTCGCACTATTACAAATATGCAGAAATAGTCAATGGACATCGCCTTGTGAAGAGCGAACATGGCTTTTCCTATAGTGGCGAAAAAATCCCGTTTGACCCTGATGGTGTCTGGCCAATGATGGATGACCCCAATCTGGCGGTGTATCCCAAAGGCTCACGCGCCCGCATCTTGCAGGAGCAGTTTGCCAGTACTTATCAGGCACTGCTGAATGGCTTGCACATCGCCTTCAATGGCGAGCCAGACAAGCTGGGCCAGGCAGTTGGCCTGATGTTCTCGCTGGGTTTGGCAGCGCAGCAATTGATGGAGACGCCTTCTGGTTTGAACGATGGCACGACAGCAGGGCCGAGCTTCCAACTGCCTTTCCCTGACTGA
- a CDS encoding 3-dehydroquinate synthase: MKLAELNRLPDLDVTAPPALRGAWQQQHVRVDYSFPVVSTRDAFDIANPDFRAVVTLREPQRRHRLAIFLDEGVARAMPGLAEQILTYINFHHEAMELIGDIFMMPGGEACKNDPALVETLLQALSERAIDRHSYAIAIGGGAVLDAVGYASAIFHRGVRHIRFPTTVLAQDDSGVGVKNAVNWQGQKNLIGTFAPPWAVINDAAFIDILPAREKRAGLAEAVKVALIRDHAFFLMMEKQLPALAAFDSVILNSVIARSASLHMHQIAHGGDPFESGSARPLDYGHWVAHKLERLTAHALSHGEAVAIGLALDARYSCLAGLLPAGEDARIHRLLTQLGFDLWHPQLLAQNAQGELLVLQGLREFREHLGGELTITLLAAIGSGVEVHEMDAGLVRAAIDWLQSLQASAQSAIPAAISAETSTTIAG, translated from the coding sequence GTGAAATTGGCTGAACTCAACAGGCTGCCCGATCTGGATGTGACAGCGCCGCCTGCCTTGCGCGGTGCCTGGCAGCAGCAACATGTGCGTGTCGATTATTCTTTCCCCGTGGTATCCACCCGCGATGCCTTTGATATTGCCAATCCTGATTTTCGTGCGGTTGTGACGTTGCGTGAGCCACAACGCCGCCACCGCCTCGCCATTTTTCTCGATGAAGGCGTGGCCAGGGCCATGCCTGGTCTTGCCGAGCAGATACTGACCTACATCAACTTCCACCATGAAGCGATGGAATTAATAGGTGACATCTTCATGATGCCCGGTGGTGAAGCCTGCAAAAATGATCCTGCCCTCGTAGAAACACTGTTGCAGGCATTGTCAGAGCGGGCGATAGACCGGCATTCCTATGCCATTGCCATAGGTGGTGGCGCAGTGCTGGATGCTGTCGGTTATGCGTCGGCGATTTTCCATCGCGGGGTGCGCCATATACGCTTCCCGACGACGGTGCTGGCGCAGGATGACAGCGGTGTCGGTGTCAAGAATGCCGTCAACTGGCAAGGGCAGAAAAATCTCATAGGCACGTTTGCACCGCCCTGGGCGGTCATCAATGATGCGGCTTTCATCGATATCCTGCCTGCGCGCGAGAAACGGGCAGGGCTGGCAGAAGCCGTCAAAGTGGCCTTGATACGTGATCACGCCTTCTTTCTCATGATGGAAAAACAGCTGCCCGCACTGGCCGCATTTGACAGTGTAATCCTGAACAGTGTTATCGCCCGTTCAGCCAGCCTGCACATGCACCAGATCGCGCATGGTGGTGACCCGTTTGAAAGTGGCTCCGCCCGGCCCCTCGATTATGGGCACTGGGTCGCCCACAAACTCGAACGCCTGACCGCACATGCGCTGTCGCATGGCGAGGCGGTGGCGATAGGCCTCGCGCTTGATGCCCGTTATTCCTGCCTCGCCGGTTTATTGCCAGCAGGAGAAGATGCGCGCATCCACCGCTTGTTGACGCAACTGGGTTTTGATTTGTGGCACCCGCAATTACTCGCGCAGAATGCGCAAGGCGAATTACTGGTGCTGCAGGGTTTGCGAGAATTCCGCGAACATCTGGGCGGAGAATTGACCATCACCCTGCTGGCCGCGATAGGCAGCGGTGTAGAAGTACATGAGATGGATGCCGGGCTGGTGCGGGCAGCGATAGACTGGCTGCAAAGCCTGCAGGCAAGCGCGCAGTCAGCAATACCAGCCGCAATATCAGCCGAAACTTCAACCACCATCGCAGGCTGA
- a CDS encoding tetratricopeptide repeat protein, with protein sequence MLKWLKNTFSKSTETSQQRSVETAVEQHAQAPAPTSPTEQAAPAASTVVTMVEGDQNALIIAYQKLALDPAENLPADILADKLYEKMLLPEAEAVYRLVLKARPESLETWTNLGLTLDGQSRSAEAIPCYQHVIAKDPGNTIAHFNLAVSLSLLGKNPEAEQAYLRALEINPQMTHAHFNLGILFQQRDHFSGAIHHYEELLKLDPQHYYAYCNLGMILASQGRMAEAESCFQKAIAAQPELVNADFFLINLYQQQGRQADAVTLLKNLYQRQPENTNARDSLLNLYMQQKRFAEAANIYKQMLNQAPAEPVHHYNLAVVLKEQGLVDEALQHYQQAVQLKPDFTEAHCNLGVVLQEQGKLKEAQASYQRSLECNPCYSIALSNLTYIYVGTGQFAQAEANYRKALSLEPGNADHHGNLGRLLYQQNRYAEAEASFKQALKLNPNSFNALHDYGKLHMHFSRLTAAHQCFEQAIKLKPDFADAYNSLGALFDDQGMIPEAVNAYRRALEYRPNFSEAYGNLLFALNYHPDLSAEEIFAAYREYEQRFAAPLYQLQRPHTNNKTADRRLKIGYVSPDLRRHPVQHFLEPLMAHHDKNQFEIYAYSELLNEDAVSERYRSYAHHWIPTTHLNDDALADRIRTDGIDILIDLAGHTSNNRLRVFARKPAPVSLSWLGYGYTTGLQAIDYFLADSSTAPYRTEALFAEKVWRVESPVFAYRPKEGMGAVSSLPALKNGYITLGTLSRAVRINHKVIRTWAKILQRLENARLVIDSSNFSDAATRKAMEDKFVALGIDRSRLQIGVHSPPWDVLRGMDLGLDCFPHNSGTTLFETLYMGVPFVTMQGRPGVGGIGASILEGLGRPEWIARTEDEYVEKVVSLAANPDYLSTLRMSQRSQMQNSRLMDETGFCRKVEAAYRSMWQTWCEK encoded by the coding sequence ATGTTGAAATGGCTTAAAAACACTTTTTCAAAGTCAACAGAAACGTCCCAACAACGATCTGTAGAAACCGCAGTAGAGCAACATGCTCAGGCACCTGCGCCAACATCTCCGACAGAACAGGCTGCGCCTGCTGCATCAACAGTCGTCACCATGGTTGAGGGCGACCAGAATGCGCTAATCATTGCCTACCAAAAACTGGCCCTGGACCCGGCAGAAAACCTGCCCGCCGATATCCTGGCTGACAAGTTGTATGAAAAAATGCTGTTGCCAGAAGCAGAAGCAGTGTATCGCCTGGTGTTAAAGGCCAGGCCAGAATCGCTGGAAACCTGGACCAATCTGGGCCTGACCCTGGATGGGCAGTCACGCTCTGCCGAGGCGATACCGTGTTACCAGCACGTCATTGCAAAAGATCCTGGTAATACGATTGCTCATTTCAATCTTGCCGTCAGCCTGTCATTGCTGGGAAAAAATCCTGAGGCTGAGCAGGCTTATCTGCGCGCACTGGAAATCAATCCGCAAATGACGCATGCGCATTTCAACCTCGGCATACTTTTCCAGCAGCGCGACCATTTTAGCGGGGCCATCCATCATTATGAAGAACTGCTGAAACTGGACCCACAACATTACTACGCCTACTGTAACCTCGGCATGATACTCGCCAGCCAGGGCCGCATGGCTGAGGCAGAATCCTGTTTCCAAAAGGCAATTGCTGCGCAACCTGAATTAGTCAATGCAGATTTTTTCCTGATCAACCTGTATCAGCAACAAGGCAGGCAGGCTGATGCAGTAACCCTGCTCAAGAATCTCTATCAGCGCCAGCCTGAGAATACCAATGCGCGTGACAGCTTGCTGAATCTGTATATGCAGCAAAAACGTTTTGCCGAGGCGGCCAATATTTATAAGCAGATGCTGAACCAGGCGCCGGCAGAGCCAGTTCATCACTACAACCTGGCAGTCGTACTCAAGGAGCAGGGCCTGGTTGATGAAGCCTTGCAACATTATCAGCAGGCCGTGCAACTCAAGCCCGACTTTACCGAAGCACACTGTAATCTTGGTGTCGTCTTGCAAGAGCAAGGTAAATTGAAAGAGGCGCAAGCCAGCTATCAGCGCAGCCTCGAATGCAATCCCTGCTACAGCATAGCCTTGAGCAATCTCACCTATATTTACGTCGGCACAGGGCAATTTGCACAGGCAGAAGCAAATTATCGCAAGGCACTGTCGCTGGAACCTGGCAATGCAGACCATCACGGCAATCTGGGACGTTTGTTGTATCAGCAAAATCGGTATGCCGAAGCCGAAGCCAGTTTCAAACAGGCACTGAAACTCAATCCCAATTCCTTCAACGCCCTGCACGATTATGGCAAACTGCACATGCATTTCAGCCGCCTGACGGCAGCGCACCAGTGCTTTGAGCAGGCCATCAAACTCAAGCCGGATTTTGCGGATGCCTACAATAGCCTGGGTGCCCTGTTTGATGACCAGGGCATGATCCCCGAGGCAGTAAATGCCTATCGCCGCGCTCTGGAATACCGCCCGAATTTTTCTGAAGCCTATGGCAATCTGCTGTTTGCCCTGAACTACCATCCAGACCTGAGTGCAGAAGAGATTTTTGCTGCCTACCGTGAATATGAACAGCGCTTTGCCGCACCACTGTATCAGTTGCAGCGACCGCACACCAATAACAAGACCGCAGACCGCCGTCTGAAGATAGGCTATGTATCTCCAGATTTGCGCCGCCATCCGGTGCAGCATTTCCTTGAACCGCTGATGGCGCATCATGACAAAAACCAGTTTGAAATTTATGCCTACTCTGAATTGCTGAATGAAGATGCGGTATCAGAACGTTACCGCAGCTACGCCCATCATTGGATACCTACGACACATTTAAATGATGATGCACTGGCAGACCGGATCCGTACTGATGGTATTGATATCCTGATAGACCTGGCCGGACATACCAGCAATAACCGTCTGCGGGTATTTGCCCGCAAACCTGCGCCAGTGTCCCTGTCCTGGCTGGGTTATGGCTACACAACAGGCTTGCAGGCCATCGATTATTTTCTGGCAGATTCTTCTACTGCCCCATACCGGACGGAAGCCCTGTTTGCTGAAAAAGTCTGGCGCGTCGAAAGCCCGGTATTTGCCTACAGGCCCAAGGAAGGCATGGGTGCGGTATCGAGTCTGCCGGCCCTCAAGAATGGCTATATCACACTGGGCACCTTAAGCCGGGCAGTACGCATCAACCATAAAGTCATACGTACCTGGGCAAAAATATTGCAGCGCCTGGAAAACGCCAGGCTGGTGATAGACAGTAGCAACTTCAGCGATGCGGCCACGCGCAAAGCCATGGAAGACAAATTTGTTGCCCTGGGCATAGACAGGAGCCGTCTGCAAATTGGTGTACATAGCCCGCCATGGGATGTACTCAGGGGCATGGATTTAGGCCTGGATTGCTTCCCGCATAATTCGGGTACCACCCTGTTTGAAACCCTTTATATGGGTGTGCCCTTTGTGACCATGCAAGGCAGGCCGGGGGTGGGCGGCATAGGCGCCAGCATACTGGAAGGTCTGGGGCGGCCAGAATGGATAGCCCGCACTGAAGATGAATATGTAGAAAAAGTCGTCAGCCTGGCAGCCAATCCAGATTACCTGAGCACCCTGCGCATGAGCCAGCGCAGCCAGATGCAAAACAGCAGGCTCATGGATGAAACCGGCTTTTGCCGCAAGGTGGAAGCAGCTTACCGTTCCATGTGGCAAACCTGGTGTGAGAAATAA